A region of Rattus rattus isolate New Zealand chromosome 7, Rrattus_CSIRO_v1, whole genome shotgun sequence DNA encodes the following proteins:
- the Abhd12b gene encoding protein ABHD12B: MKGNTRDCDAASEPGDPACSCVASWWAMVLRNLRLFPCACSALGRKIAAEYRSFTSKSLKEHIVPPLMNMMIYLNFFKFPFLVDLKRPETKIAHTVNFYLRCEPGVLLGIWHTVPSCRGEEAKGKCRCWYKAALRDGNPIIIYLHGSAEHRAAPPRIKLAQVLSDGGFHVLSVDYRGFGDSTGTPTEEGLTTDAVCVYEWAKTRSGGTPVCLWGHSLGTGVATNAARALEEKGCPVDAIVLEAPFTNMWVASINYPLLKIYQKLPRCLRTLMDAFKEDKIVFPNDENVKFLSSPLLILHGEDDRTVPLEYGKQLYEIAHSAYRNKDRVKMVVFPPGYHHNLLCESPMLIRSVRDFLSQQWA; the protein is encoded by the exons ACTTTTTCCATGCGCCTGCTCAGCACTCGGGAGAAAAATAGCCGCGGAATATAGAAGCTTCACAAGTAAATCTCTAAAGGAGCACATTGTCCCTCCTCTGATGAATATGATGATATATCTTAATTTTT TTAAATTCCCCTTTCTCGTGGATTTAAAGAGACCTGAAACAAAGATTGCTCACACCGTGAACTTCTACCTCAGGTGTGAGCCTGGGGTGCTGCTTGGCATCTG GCACACAGTCCCCAGCTGCCGGGGAGAAGAGGCCAAGGGGAAGTGTCGATGCTGGTACAAAGCCGCCCTCCGTGACGGGAACCCGATTATTATTTATCTTCATGGCAGTGCAGAACACAG GGCAGCTCCTCCGAGAATTAAGCTGGCACAG GTGCTGAGTGACGGTGGTTTTCATGTCTTGTCTGTGGACTACAGAG GGTTTGGGGATTCTACAGGAACACCCACAGAGGAGGGACTAACCACAGATGCTGTTTGTGTCTATGAATGGGCCAAGACAAGAAGTGGTGGCactcctgtgtgtctgtggggccACTCCTTGGGGACAGG AGTCGCAACGAATGCTGCGAGAGCATTAGAGGAAAAAG gaTGTCCAGTTGATGCCATTGTCTTAGAAGCTCCATTTACCAACATGTGGGTGGCGAGTATCAATTATCCTTTGCTAAAG atTTACCAGAAGCTTCCAAGATGTTTAAGGACGCTTATGGATGCctttaaagaagacaaaatagtCTTCCCTAATGATGAAAA TGTGAAGTTTCTGTCCTCCCCGCTTCTCATCTTGCATGGAGAAGACGACAGGACTGTGCCTCTGGAGTACGGAAAGCAG CTCTATGAAATCGCACACAGTGCCTACAGGAACAAAGACCGGGTCAAAATGGTCGTCTTTCCTCCTGGCTACCATCACAACCTTCTCTGTGAAAGTCCCATGCTGATAAGAAGTGTGAG AGACTTTCTGAGCCAGCAGTGGGCATGA